The genomic DNA AGGGGGTATTAATGTGCAGGAAATAGCTAAGGCAGGTACCGAAACTGCCGTATCAGCGAAACCGCAGAGCCGTTGGAAGGTCAAGTGGGCTTCTGTTAAGAGAAATCATCTTCTTTATTGGTTATTGGCACCAGCTATCTTGTTAACCATTGTGTTCAAGTACGTACCGATGTACGGTGCATCCATCGCTTTTAAAGATTTCAGCCCGATTAGGGGGATCATGGGGAGTGAATGGGTGGGGTTGAAGCATTTTACAAGTTTTCTTTCTTCCCCTAATTTCATGGAGATCCTTCTTAATACGATCAAATTGAGCTCGTTTGAATTGTTGATCGGGTTTCCAATCCCGATCATTCTAGCATTGATGCTCAATCAGATCAGGAGGGCGGGGGTGAAGAAGAATATCCAGCTTGTTCTTTATGCACCTCATTTCATTTCCGTGGTGGTCATATCAGGGATGGTTTTTCTTTTCCTTTCTCCCACCGGTCCAATCAACGCCATGCTTTCCTTCTTCACAGATAAGCCGGTCTCGTTCATGTCAGACCCCGATGCGTTCCGTAGCATCTATATATGGTCAGGTGTATGGCAAGGAGCGGGATGGGCGTCGATTATCTATGTGGCTGCATTGGCAAATGTGGATCCTCAGCTCCATGATGCCGCAACAGTCGATGGAGCATCCCTTCTGCAGAGGATATGGCAT from Rossellomorea marisflavi includes the following:
- a CDS encoding ABC transporter permease; this translates as MAKAGTETAVSAKPQSRWKVKWASVKRNHLLYWLLAPAILLTIVFKYVPMYGASIAFKDFSPIRGIMGSEWVGLKHFTSFLSSPNFMEILLNTIKLSSFELLIGFPIPIILALMLNQIRRAGVKKNIQLVLYAPHFISVVVISGMVFLFLSPTGPINAMLSFFTDKPVSFMSDPDAFRSIYIWSGVWQGAGWASIIYVAALANVDPQLHDAATVDGASLLQRIWHIDLPTLKPVMAVLFILAAGGIMAIGFEKAYLLQTSMNIPSSEIISTYVYKRGLQAGDYSFATAVGLFNALVNVILLVFVNGVVKKLNEGEGLL